In the Arachis hypogaea cultivar Tifrunner chromosome 20, arahy.Tifrunner.gnm2.J5K5, whole genome shotgun sequence genome, ataattttattattaaatatatatactacaatttttaaagttaaataataaactactttctaaaaataaaaattttatcaaattggTTCTATTAGTAATCACTCTTcatcaactaatatatataagggCCCAGCTACACATACAAGTATCCAAGCTTccaagttggcccagcccaaatCGAAGACACGCGCATAAGGAAGCATAACATGGCGCGTCAAAATCACGCGCTCAACACAAACGGTTcgtatggcagactcttccacttcctccacttcttccacttctcaaaacgCTTCGAAACCAAGGAAACGCTCCCAATTTCGAGcaaaaatcaaagttcaaaaaATAGAAATCGTTGTTCGAAACCTCCATCAAAACAACATCAAACTCTACgtgaagaatctgaagagaaAACGAAGCAAATACACTCAACGTAAGTTCATCAAGAAAACCtcccaattttagttttcttctacgtcgttcttctcTAGGGTTTACTGTGCTattattcttgcttctttgtcacactgttctaagttctacgtcatTCTTCTAAGTTTTACGTCGTTCTACATTCTTGTTCTAAGTTCTCTTGCTACTGTTGTTGATTTTTGGGGCTTTATTCCGTAGATTGGGGGTTGTATACTGTTTGAACTTGTAATGTGACTTGATATTGATGCATGTTTAAGTGATATCTCACTGATATATATGAATGTATCTGAATAATttcaatgggtgtatctcactgttatcaatgggtgtatctgattcttacatatgggtgtatcttactcttatcaatgggtgtatctgactcatatatgcgtgtatcttactgatatctgaattaatttgatattgaagcatgtttgagtgataactgactgatatatatggatttatatgaataatatctatgggtgtatctcccTGTTAACAATGAGTGTATCGGATTCttacatatgggtgtatcttactgttattagaccttgtaatgttgcttgatattgaaacatgtttgactgatatctgactgatatatatgaatgtatctgaataatttcaatgggtgtatctcactgttatcaatgggtgtatctgattcttacatatgggtgtatcttactgttactaATGGGAGTATATTTGTGTGTATTTTTTGTTTCAGacaaaatggcagcaagaaaccaaacgaaagaccttaagtgtgccacacatctcctgagtgataagttcagaaacatgGCTGAGGAGAAGAAGGCAATTGTCAGGGATCTCGGATTTGGTGGGTTGATGCACGTCCCACCTctaagggtggatcaccaactcttaagggaactggcaaacaacttcaaacttggggagaacaaactgaagacaggatatggttctttccaaataacaccaaagacaataggtgatgcgcttggcatcaatgcaacaggtaactagctcaaaattataggtgtatattaagttcatgcttgggtgtatttaaggttgatgcttgggtgtTTTTGAACCGAttttgatactttgttgttttcttttttgtaggaaatctgtttcctgagaaagttgagtataagCAACTTTATAAGCaactttctgatgatgacaaaataatttatagaagattccagggtaagaccctcaaaagtcttaccgatgaaatgatggaaatcggcgttggcagcgaagaggaacgcctgatgttcaagaggatattcatcctctacatacagatggcgttccttttgccaacgacgataaacaaaatatcgcccgtgcacctcgccccaatttttaagatggacggcataTCGGAGAGAAACTGGGGGGCGCATGTTTTGACCTTCTTGATCAAAGGCATCACAGACTACCAGgataagaagaagaaggcaattgatggctgcctctttgccctcatgataatatactttcatctttctgaaaacaaaggcaagaagagggccgaaagaccaccaaagccttggattgccaactggactaaggagaagttggtggaaagaatgactgcagaaaaagaagaaactttggtaagtaaacataatatgttgcttgtattttatttacctgaatgctgctagctaaaatatctcatgtttcaggggattgtgaagatggcggagacaagagcaagagaaaaaatgaaagaaaaagaaaaaaaagaaaaaacacaagaaatcaaaaaaacaaaaaaaaggaaggcgagtccaacatcgtcttcggagacagaaacagctactgacagtgacactactacctctgagtctgagagtCAACAAGACTCGGAGGATTCAGCAAGAAAACACCccatcaaaaaggggaaaaagtaagtaccatacttgggtgtaatttctttttcgagttgggtgtatcttgttgatcacgttgggtgtattttattatgttctaaataatcactgtttgccttccagaatggactccagaaaaagaaagcagaggcaagaggagccagattctgattcagaatctgaatctgaacaaagtgatgagtaatgtcctgaaattattactcctttcttttggcttcattataaagatttcgtgtattaactgaagtgtctgttattaacttataggagtgaagaatcatcacctgcagagaaggagaaggaaaagaaaaaaacaaaaacaacaccaaaaaagtaagcacttctttgcataatattctgtgataaaattaattttttatttctgattggtactctttttttccacccagaacacaaccaaaaaagaaaaaagttctcgtggaggattcacctcctaAAGAAGACCAATACTTtgacgggtacagtacctcgtaagctatattaccgtctatcgtcgtaattatttttgttaacatcttcctttatgaatgtagtgagacatatgaaatatcaagtgatgAACTGGATGAATGGCTAGGGCAAAACgttgataaatctgctgcagaggggtatgtcttgatGGGCtgtctatttcatatttttttgtgttttgcatgctaataattgtttcttgttttgcAGGGAGAACCAacctgacctgcgatcgacagaaggtcgctatgtgtcgtctgaaacgtaagaagctttattatttaataaaatcttgttatcatgaatTGGGTGTGTCTTGTGgtaccatttgggtgtattgagtggatcaagttggg is a window encoding:
- the LOC112782926 gene encoding uncharacterized protein isoform X3; protein product: MADSSTSSTSSTSQNASKPRKRSQFRAKIKVQKIEIVVRNLHQNNIKLYVKNLKRKRSKYTQHKMAARNQTKDLKCATHLLSDKFRNMAEEKKAIVRDLGFGGLMHVPPLRVDHQLLRELANNFKLGENKLKTGYGSFQITPKTIGDALGINATGNLFPEKVEYKQLYKQLSDDDKIIYRRFQGKTLKSLTDEMMEIGVGSEEERLMFKRIFILYIQMAFLLPTTINKISPVHLAPIFKMDGISERNWGAHVLTFLIKGITDYQDKKKKAIDGCLFALMIIYFHLSENKGKKRAERPPKPWIANWTKEKLVERMTAEKEETLGIVKMAETRAREKMKEKEKKEKTQEIKKTKKRKASPTSSSETETATDSDTTTSESESQQDSEDSARKHPIKKGKKMDSRKRKQRQEEPDSDSESESEQSDESEESSPAEKEKEKKKTKTTPKKTQPKKKKVLVEDSPPKEDQYFDGETYEISSDELDEWLGQNVDKSAAEGENQPDLRSTEGRYVSSETIPAVNLGTDAPSSQGNTEQSSVNQPSQSMLSPSDSNMMVVREQTPSEALAIVPIQVFVPASQTTTETDFEPTPMLQIEGTTETTPETPKQLQETTPTVPPAPTKVHPDAEDAAALLMMARTASYVPKTDPGVPSFSLGLTDSSQEGASTQETEMEKSPEAANLIEQLDSLVQRIASSATKGKNTSPQIQRETGGESSAKFETPRGLYQITDDMKQKCYIWGTRLKEDADGNTNEYEEMCTLIGQGEYILMRMHLASLQAKSDIESQIVSAVCLILNNKNEKRFQEQIYCLPPDIVCMALSDHPNGEFVSPKTKKEFRVEAYPSFIPFIDRKKLTSHPYIFAPVCYAGHWWLWLINTRKRKCQILDPLHKIAPTDERKTINKFTGYVFSRLITYAGGKPLQKGEREKEIKSPYVKISGQKTSYDCAVYVMKWMEIIEPENIKKGKYQWDNWPQEEVDHYRVEYASRILFSEMNTQRDQAIRESSAIRLSKPSSILLSPFCQINSTDIESG